One stretch of Tribolium castaneum strain GA2 chromosome 5, icTriCast1.1, whole genome shotgun sequence DNA includes these proteins:
- the LOC100142267 gene encoding probable phosphorylase b kinase regulatory subunit beta isoform X4, translated as MTGEKSHLPRRGSLLEDNINYEQFLKVSNYEDTVRQLDIYYGMVKRQLLLYQSPITGLFPVLSSDTKIGSVRESVYCAAAVWGLYQAYRRIDDDRGKSYELGQSAVKCMRGILECWIKQASRIELFKKNQCNVHALHVKFHLTTGNEVYTDESYNHLQIDAVSIYLLFLVQMIASGLQIIYTQDEVAFVQNLVYYVERAYRTPDYGMWERGSKYNDGTPEIHASSIGLAKSALEAINGCNLFGEKGASWSVVYVDIDAHNRNRSIFETLLPRESSSKEVDSALLPTISFPAFSTHEDLLYNEAKNNIVSHLKGKYGFKRFIRDGYKTHVEDKKRRYYEKGEIKHFENIECEWPLFYIFMIIDGVFKSLPDQISEYQDLLKQRIYLDQNGDPVIPQYYYVSAENIGAERSAPNAIPRTASTEGGLFLWNQSMFILAQLLTAGLLHINELDPIRRYLPSYNRPRKGGRYSAFQAKFSVGTATDLVVQIVLIAESMRLQAMMATYGIQTQTPHEVEPVQIWSSTQLVKVYENLGVNHKLKLQGRPLRPIGSLGTSKVYRVCGATVLCYPLIFEVSDFYLYRDMELLIDDIKTELQFVGKYWRLSGRPTVCLLIREEHMRDPQFKKMLDLLAMLKKGYCDGVKVRVGRLQNLISSSCVEHLDFMNVLDQPVDTYAQFKQLQHDYIGYQSLTDVPRVLNYHDELKDFLHFKKNTTLEIVETIKQSESLYAKCQLFGILLKREGGDFKVFDHTVAEHLHSIYHQAGCLRHWAAVRYTSSLLSHNVDSISPFITAVLVHGKQLTVGVIGQKETVFDKPMTPAEIQHVVYNTIQPYDVIGAVLQQEIILYCGRLIATNPDLFKGILKIRVGWVLEAIKCYLEIFGDKKKLEDHSPYEVRQLLYKVLSIKEWGAKEKLTPFQKRQLEGCLCRVPTFFYHQVWDVMARTPQGIKVSGTVLPQQPTMSNLAKCELTFSLLVEEMLNCIHRPEYRQLVVELLSIVSTILGRNPELFFSQALDLEQLVNDAAEMYVKDMLQDHGLHSDGVKKLMEVPYIQSTGYLARAVVNSVLKRGQLSDLENDSETCLVS; from the exons aTGACCGGTGAAAAAAG CCACCTTCCTCGCAGAGGCAGCCTCCTCGAAGACAATATAAATTACGAGCAATTCCTCAAAGTGTCAAACTATGAGGACACCGTCCGCCAGCTGGACATCTACTATGGCATGG tCAAACGCCAACTTTTGCTGTATCAGAGCCCCATAACGGGGCTTTTCCCCGTTTTATCTAGTGATACTAAAATCGGGAGCGTTCGCGAGAGTGTTTATTGCGCGGCCGCCGTATGGGGGCTGTATCAAGCCTACCGTCGAATTGACGATGACAGGGGCAAATCGTACGAATTGGGACAATCAGCAGTCAAATGCATGCGAGGCATTCTCGAATGTTGGATCAAACAAGCCTCCAGAATCgaattattcaagaaaaacCAATGCAACGTTCATGCTCTTCATGTAAAGTTTCACCTAACGACAGGAAACGAAGTCTACACGGACGAGTCGTACAACCACCTTCAAATTGATGCCGTTTCCATTTATTTGCTGTTTTTAGTGCAAATGATTGCCTCAGGCCTCCAGATTATTTACACTCAG GATGAGGTGGCGTTTGTGCAAAACTTGGTCTATTACGTCGAGAGGGCTTATCGGACCCCTGATTACGGCATGTGGGAACGTGGAAGTAAATATAATGATGGTACTCCTGAAATCCACGCTAGTTCAATTGGTTTGGCCAAATCGGCCTTGGAGGCTATCAACGGGTGTAATTTATTTGGGGAAAAAGGGGCTTCCTGGAGCGTCGTCTACGTTGATATCGATGCTCACAATCGTAACCGGAGCATTTTTGAGACACTACTTCCGCGAGAGTCGAGCTCTAAA GAAGTCGATTCGGCTCTCTTACCTACAATCTCATTTCCGGCTTTTTCAACCCATGAAGATTTATTGTACAACGaggcaaaaaacaatattGTTAGTCATTTAAAAGGCAAGTATGGGTTTAAACGCTTCATTCGCGACGGTTACAAGACGCATGTTGAGGACAAAAAACGGCGCTATTACGAGAAAGGTGAAATCAAACATTTCGAAAACATCGAATGCGAATGGCCCCTATTTTACATCTTTATGATAATTGATGGGGTTTTTAAATCATTGCCCGACCAAATTTCCGAATATCAAGACTTGCTAAAACAACGAATTTACCTCGACCAAAACGGCG ACCCGGTAATTCCCCAATATTATTACGTCTCGGCTGAGAATATTGGAGCCGAACGCTCCGCCCCCAACGCCATTCCTCGCACCGCCTCCACCGAGGGCGGTCTTTTCCTCTGGAACCAATCAATGTTCATTTTGGCCCAACTTTTAACCGCTGGACTTCTCCACATCAATGAACTTGACCCAATCAGACGCTACCTCCCTTCGTACAACCGGCCACGTAAAGGGGGCCGCTACTCTGCTTTTCAG GCAAAATTCTCTGtt GGCACTGCAACCGATTTGGTGGTCCAGATTGTTTTAATTGCCGAATCGATGCGTCTGCAAGCCATGATGGCCACCTACGGTATCCAGACCCAAACACCACATGAAGTAGAGCCTGTTCAAATCTGGTCGTCGACTCAGTTAGTTAAAGTTTACGAAAATCTCGGTGTCAATCACAAGTTGAAGTTGCAAGGACGTCCGCTTAGACCTATCGGGAGTTTGGGCACCAGCAAA GTTTATCGAGTGTGCGGGGCGACCGTCCTTTGTTACCCTCTCATATTTGAAGTGTCGGATTTTTACTTGTACAGAGATATGGAGTTGCTGATTGACGATATTAAGACTGAGTTGCAATTCGTTGGCAAGTATTGGCGGTTATCAGGGCGGCCAACTGTGTGTCTTTTGATACGTGAGGAACATATGCGGGACCCACAATTCAAGAAAATGCTCGACTTACTTGCCATGCTCAAAAAAGGGTATTGTGATGGTGTTAAAGTCAGAGTAGGccggcttcaaaatttaatttcgagtTCTTGTGTTG AACATTTGGATTTTATGAATGTTTTGGACCAGCCTGTTGACACATACGCCCAGTTTAAACAATTGCAACATGACTATATCGGTTATCAAAGTTTGACTGATGTACCACGTGTTCTTAACTACCATGACGAACTTAAAGATTTTTTG cattttaagaaaaatacaacTCTTGAGATAGTCGAAACGATTAAACAGTCGGAAAGTTTGTACGCAAAGTGCCAACTTTTCGGTATTTTGTTGAAGCGTGAAGGGGGGGATTTTAAGGTTTTTGATCATACTGTGGCCGAACATTTGCACAGTATTTATCATCAAGCTGGCTGTTTGAGACATTGGGCTGCCGTGCGCTACACTAGCAGTCTTTTGTCGCACAATGTCGACTCGATAAGTCCGTTCATTACGGCTGTTTTAGTCCACGGAAAAcaa CTAACTGTGGGCGTGATCGGTCAgaaagaaactgttttcgataaACCAATGACGCCAGCCGAAATACAGCACGTGGTCTATAACACAATCCAGCCGTACGATGTCATTGGTGCAGTTCTCCAACAAGAAATCATTCTTTATTGTGGGCGTTTGATCGCAACAAACCCTGATCTGTTTAAAGGAATTCTCAAAATTCGAGTGGGCTGGGTCTTGGAAGCCATCAAGTGTTATTTGG AGATATTTGGTGATAAGAAAAAACTTGAAGATCATAGTCCTTACGAAGTGCGCCAATTGTTGTACAAAGTCTTGTCGATTAAAGAATGGGGGGCAAAAGAAAA ATTGACTCCGTTTCAAAAACGCCAACTAGAGGGGTGTCTCTGCCGGGTGCCCACTTTTTTCTACCACCAGGTGTGGGACGTGATGGCCCGGACGCCCCAAGGGATCAAAGTTTCGGGTACGGTCCTGCCCCAGCAACCCACAATGTCGAATTTGGCAAAGTGTGAGTTGACTTTTTCGCTTCTTGTTGAGGAGATGTTGAATTGTATCCACCGGCCGGAATATAGACAGTTGGTGGTGGAGTTGTTGAGTATTGTTTCGACGATTTTGGGGCGGAATCCCGAGTTGTTTTTCAGTCAGGCGTTGGATTTGGAGCAGTTGGTCAATGATGCGGCGGAAATGTATGTTAAG GATATGTTACAGGATCATGGCTTGCACAGTGATGGGGTTAAGAAGTTGATGGAAGTGCCTTATATACAGTCGACGGGGTATTTGGCGAGGGCTGTGGTCAATTCGGTGCTGAAACGGGGGCAGCTGAGTGATCTTGAGAATGATTCGGAGACTTGTCTCGTTTCGTAA